DNA sequence from the Mus caroli unplaced genomic scaffold, CAROLI_EIJ_v1.1 scaffold_22924_1, whole genome shotgun sequence genome:
CTGAAGCCCACCAATATTTTGCTTGATGATGAGGGGCAGCCAGTTTTAATGGACTTGGGTTCTATGAATCAAGCATGCATTCAAGTGGAGGGCTCTCGCCAGGCACTAGCTCTTCAGGACTGGGCAGCTCAGAGGTGCAGCATCTCCTATCGGGCACCTGAACTTTTTTCTGTGCAAAGCCACTGTGTCATCGATGAGCGGACTGATGTCTGGTCCCTAGGCTGTGTGCTTTATGCCATGATGTTTGGGGAAGGCCCTTACGATATGGTGTTCCAGAAGGGTGACAGTGTGGCCCTTGCTGTGCAGAATGAACTCAGCATTCCACAAAGCCCCAGGCATTCTTCAGCATTGCGACAGCTATTGTCTTCTATGATGACTGTGGACCCCNA
Encoded proteins:
- the LOC110288034 gene encoding serine/threonine-protein kinase 16-like, whose protein sequence is MGHALCVCSRGTVIIDNKRYLFVQKLGEGDLKPTNILLDDEGQPVLMDLGSMNQACIQVEGSRQALALQDWAAQRCSISYRAPELFSVQSHCVIDERTDVWSLGCVLYAMMFGEGPYDMVFQKGDSVALAVQNELSIPQSPRHSSALRQLLSSMMTVDPXKRPHIPVLLSQLEALQPPAPGQHTTQI